Below is a window of Corynebacterium kalinowskii DNA.
CAACAACTACGGGCACCCTATCCCCAAACTCTGCGGCCATACCTGTTTCATCGACGTCGATGACATCGAAGGTGGCGCCCGCTTGGCGGACGATTGGCTCGATCTGCTCCCGTACTCGACTGCACGAGCCACAGGTAGCGCGGACCATTAGTTCTACAAGCATTGTATGTATCTCCCATTGTGCTTACGATTGACTATCGTACTTACGCCACGTTCGAAAGGTTCACTGATGGATGGATTCGCGCTCACACCCGAGGAGTTCCTCGCCAGCTGGAGCGCATCACGTGGCAACCTGCGCCGCTTCCTCGAAGACCGCGCACTACCCCCCGTCAACGAAGCCAGCCAGAAGGTGGCCGGCGAGGCCGCCGTCGCCTCCGCTGTGCGCTCCGTCTACGACATCGATCTCTCCGATTTCACCGCCGGCGTGGATTCTGTCGGTGGTGCCTTTGAGGCTGCTGGCGGGAGGATCGTGACTGTTCCCGACCCGGACATCCCTCAGGACACCGGAGCCGCCGCCTTCTTCGACGTAGACAACACCCTGATCCAAGGCGCTTCCATCATCATGTTCGCCATTGGACTGTACCGCCGCAAGTACTTCACCCTGCGCGACATCGCCCCCGTGGCCTGGAAACAAATCAAATTCCGCGTCACGGGATCCGAAAATGCCACCGATGTCGCCGAAGGCCGCCAGCAGGCGCTGGAATTTATCAAGGGTCGCACCGTTGCGGAGCTGGTTGAGCTTTGCGAAGACATCGTCGATACCAACATGCTGGAGAAGATCTGGCCCGGCACCCAGGCCCTGGCTCAGATGCACATTAACGCCGGCCAACAAGTCTGGCTCGTCTCGGCAACGCCAGTGCAGCTGGCCCAGATCCTCGCCCAGCGCTTCGGATTTACCGGTGCCTTGGGAACCGTTGCCGAAGTCGTGGACGGCAAGTTCACAGGACGCCTCGTGGGCGACATCCTGCACGGCCCGGGCAAGAAGCACGCCGTAGCCGCCTTGGCTTCAGTGGAGGGGCTCGATTTGGCCCGCTGCACGGCTTACTCCGACTCCATTAATGACGTTCCCATGCTCTCCATGGTCGGCACCGCTGTCGCCATCAATCCAGACAGAGACCTGTTGCGGGTAGCTCGGTTACAGAGCTGGGAAATCCGCGACTACCGTTCAGTCCGTAAAGCCGTACGCACCTTTGGCCTGCCAGCGCTAGCAACTGCTGCCTTCGGACTATTCCGCTGGTGGAAGGGTAAGCAGGCAGTCTAGTTAAGCTGTGGGTAAACCTGGTGGGCTTGGAGAGGTTTACCCACCGATCCGGTGACTCACGCGTCCAAACGATGGGTAAACCTAGTGGCCCCGGACAGGTTTACCCATCATCCCAATGGCCCAAGCAGCCTCCGTGTGTAAACCTCGGACCTCAGCACACGTTTACCCACCGATCCGACGGCGGGAACCCTCAAATGATGGGTAAACCTCGTTACTCCAGTCAGGTTTACCCATCTCCACACTGGTCCAAAAGCCAAACGCCCCAGCACCTCCATTACGGAGATCCTGGGGCGCGCAACTAAAGAAGGCTTACTTGCCGAGTTTACGACGCTGAACGCGGGTACGGCGCAGCATCTTGCGGTGCTTCTTCTTGGACATGCGCTTGCGGCGCTTCTTGATAACGGAACCCATAGGGTTTACCTCGCTTTTGTAGAAGTTGTACGTACAAAACCTGCCAGCGTGCAATTCGGCTAACACTAAAATTGCCGACGACCGAGTGCACTTCGCCCGTCGAAATGCCCGATTCCAAAGAATAGAAATGAGCACACCGAACCGGCTCGCTGACACGAATGCGTTTCATCCTACCGCGCAGGGTTGCAAGTTTAAAAATCACCTACACCAAAACGAAAACGCTCCTTACGAACACCCACCTACGTCACGAGCAGGTGGAAATCTTCGTAAGGAGCGCCTCGAACTCTTAGCCAGCGTTGTAGAAGGAGGAGTCGAGGTATTCGTTAACAGCACTCTGGTGCACACGGAAGGAACGACCCACGCGAACGGCAGGAAGCTCACCGGAGTGAACCAGGCGGTAAACG
It encodes the following:
- a CDS encoding glutaredoxin family protein — encoded protein: MLVELMVRATCGSCSRVREQIEPIVRQAGATFDVIDVDETGMAAEFGDRVPVVVVDGEEFACWEVDSDELGERLGLPPALGLL
- a CDS encoding HAD family hydrolase, yielding MDGFALTPEEFLASWSASRGNLRRFLEDRALPPVNEASQKVAGEAAVASAVRSVYDIDLSDFTAGVDSVGGAFEAAGGRIVTVPDPDIPQDTGAAAFFDVDNTLIQGASIIMFAIGLYRRKYFTLRDIAPVAWKQIKFRVTGSENATDVAEGRQQALEFIKGRTVAELVELCEDIVDTNMLEKIWPGTQALAQMHINAGQQVWLVSATPVQLAQILAQRFGFTGALGTVAEVVDGKFTGRLVGDILHGPGKKHAVAALASVEGLDLARCTAYSDSINDVPMLSMVGTAVAINPDRDLLRVARLQSWEIRDYRSVRKAVRTFGLPALATAAFGLFRWWKGKQAV
- a CDS encoding 30S ribosomal protein bS22, whose protein sequence is MGSVIKKRRKRMSKKKHRKMLRRTRVQRRKLGK
- a CDS encoding helix-turn-helix domain-containing protein; translated protein: MANEDNGTFLTVAEVAEIMRVSKMTVYRLVHSGELPAVRVGRSFRVHQSAVNEYLDSSFYNAG